Part of the Acidobacteriota bacterium genome, TTTGCTCACGGGCCACCGGCTCGGCCGGATCCGCTTGCAGCACTTGCTGGTAAAGCTGCAAAGCCTTCTCTTTTCGTCCTCTCTTCTGGTAGAGGCCGGCCAGGTAGAGCCGTCCCGAGAGGAACTCCGGAACCTCCGGCAAGGATTCTTCCAAAAAGGCGATGGCCTCGCCCTCGCGTCCCTGAGAAGCGATGTGCAGGGCCCTCAGGTAGTCCTCGAAGGCGGCTTCCAGACGGCGTTCCAGGTTGGCGTGGCGTATGGCGCTTTCGGTCTGGCCCAGGCGATCGTAAAGCAGGGCCGCGTCGCGGTGGTAGAGGGGATTCTCGCCGTCGGCCTCTATGGCCATTTCGATGAACTCGAGAGCGCCTCCATAGCGTCCCCGCTTGGCCAGCCGCGAGGACAGGTGATGGAGCAAACTGGCGTCCTTGGGCGCCAGCCGGAAGGCGATCTTGAGCTGGCGCAAACTGGCTTCGCGCTGCTCGTTGTGATCGAGTATCTGGGCGTAGAAGCGCCGGTAGCCGGTGTTGGACGGCTCTTTTTCAACGGCCAGGCGAATGTGTTCAAGGGCCTCTTTCTGGCGGCCCTGCATGAGCAGGGAATAGGCCAGGTTGCGGTGAGCCGAAGCCGAGGCGCCGCCTTGGGCGATCACGTCCTGCAGCAGTTCTCGGGCTCCCTCGAGATCACCCTGCATAAGCAGGGCATGAGCCAGATGACGCCGGTAGCGGGCCTCCCCGGGACGCTGTTCGAGGGCGCGCCGAAAGACGGCGGCAGCGCTGCCGGATTGCCCCAGGTCGAGCAACAGCACGCCGTATTGTTCCAGCAGGGCGAGGTCGCGGGGATGCTGGGACAGCCCTTCTTCCAGCACCTGCAGCGCCGCCACCGGCTCGCCGTCGCTCTTCATCTGGCGGGCCTGCTGGGCGTAGTCCTGGGCGCTTTGAGCCAGGATCGAAGGCAAGAACGCCAGCCACAGGAGCAAGAAGCGGAATCTCACGATGGCCACATTATAGCGCGTCGCTCAGGCCGAGGCCGAGCGTTCGCGGAAAGGCGGCGCCGCCGTTCGTCCGGGTTGCAGGGCCTGGTGGAGAGCTTCCAGCAAACGTTGGGGATGGAAAGGTTTGCGCAGGCACAGCGCCGCCAGGTCCTTGACGGCGGCGAACTCGTTCTTGTCGGTGCTTCCGCTGGTGGCGATGATCTTGATCTTGGGACGAGTCTTGTTCAAGTGCTTCACCAGCTTGCTTTCGCAGGCGCCGTTCAAGCGCATGTCGACGACCGCCGCCGAATAGTCGGTCTCGGCGGCCATCTGGCGGGCTTGGTCTGAGTCGTCGGCGGTATCGACCTTGAACCCGTGAGGACTGAGGGTCTCGGCCAATATGCGGCTCAGCGCCGCCTCGCGGTCGACGATCAGCACGCGCTGGCATCCTGACGGCACCGGGCGCAGGCGCGGGACCTGAGAAGATCTGGGAGGTGAGGGAGGCGATCCCGCCA contains:
- a CDS encoding tetratricopeptide repeat protein — its product is MRFRFLLLWLAFLPSILAQSAQDYAQQARQMKSDGEPVAALQVLEEGLSQHPRDLALLEQYGVLLLDLGQSGSAAAVFRRALEQRPGEARYRRHLAHALLMQGDLEGARELLQDVIAQGGASASAHRNLAYSLLMQGRQKEALEHIRLAVEKEPSNTGYRRFYAQILDHNEQREASLRQLKIAFRLAPKDASLLHHLSSRLAKRGRYGGALEFIEMAIEADGENPLYHRDAALLYDRLGQTESAIRHANLERRLEAAFEDYLRALHIASQGREGEAIAFLEESLPEVPEFLSGRLYLAGLYQKRGRKEKALQLYQQVLQADPAEPVAREQ